The genomic region AAGTAGTATTTCTGCCCATCTTGCAAATATCATTTTGATCAAACAGGggaaatgttttatttatgaaattcatCGTGAAGATCTTTTGATTGATTCATCTACCAACTTCCTTTTGCTGCTACATTTCCTTTTGGGATATGGATTGTTTCTCGGTACCACTCTGCTCACTTCCATGAATTGGATGTTGAAAAGTTATCATTCCATTATTTGCAAAGCCTAAGTGCAAAATGTTTAGTTTTGTTTCAATATAGTGCATCTGATACAAGGCATGGATTAAAGGCTTAATTTTAGTTGTTCTCTGAGAGATTGAGACTTGATGCCAAATCCCAATATGGGGTGATTGCATGTGACATAAACATGTTGAACAAGTAGATCTGAAATGGTGTTAGACGGTTGGTCATTCCTATTGCCATTATGGTATTTTGGATTAGAACTGTATTTTCTTTGGTGCTTGAATAATGAGATTGGATATGGTATGAACTGTGCTTAGAAATTATAATTAGACATGGGGATGCCAAGTTCTGTGAGGGAACTGTCACTATTAGGTGTCATAAACATAACCGAGTAGCAAATACTTTTCATGTCATCTTCATGTGTGGTAATCTGAGTGAACTATTATAGCATGCTTTTCCTTATATTATAGCAAATAGCATAACACAGTATAACCTCACTTTATattattgtatataatataattaaaaattgacaattaaaatctctattgtttatgaaaaataaaaaaaaatacaactccATCTTCATCCAAAGTTTTAAGTTAATCATGAAATACATTAAACTATGAAAGACTTAAATGAAAAACTGTCCTTGTTGAAACTTTGAAAGAGCTAAGCAGTCAAGGCATTACATGTTGATGTTAGGCATTTGAAGTGACAGAGGCCATAGCTGAGAAGCATGGAGTGTGACACACATACATCAGCAACGAACTGCTGGCTGGGAAGTTCCCCATGTTTCTGACCtgtgaagataaaagaaatataggaGAAAGGGGGGAAAGTTTGAAAGAGAGTAAGAGACAAGGTTTGAATTTGGGATTACCTGGCAAGAGCTGGTGGAAAACACTGTTCTGCAGTAGACACCAGCGATGCTGCAGCAGATGAACTCAGAACTTGACCAGAATCTGCAAGAGGATGGTGATATCCTTGTAAGAGATGGATAGTGGATAGCTGTAACATTAGCAGTGTCCTGGTGTTGGAGGTGGTGGTGCTTCAGAGGTGGATAGTGACCAATAAGTAATGCATTAGTGCCCAACAGACATAAGAATTCTGAGGATTTATTATATTAGAATTAGAATATAGTACAAATTGAGCATCCTTATTTGCACACAGATAGCTTAAGCTATCCTGCACGTATTGGATTTTGCTTATTGCTATGCTATGGGTTTAGCATAGCACTGATCCTCCTTGTATTGCTGTAATGTGCACTATGTCATGCCAGTATCAACTATATACACGTACTAATATGTCCTTTATTCGGTTTTTCTTGTTCCAAAGGTTAATCATTATTCCTTGACATTTATTTTGCAGGCAGTTGAACTTGGAGGTTTGTTGAAAATAATGCTCAGGAAGATGTCTTTGCAGTTGAACAATCAACCATTCAATTTTATGATTCACACTAGTCCAATTCAAGACAACGGGTCATAGTTAGCATACACTCATTGGTTTATACAGATAATACCTCAATTGGGATTGCGGGTTTTGAGCTGGGAACCGGGAGCTGCATAAATACTTAGTTCCCCGAGGATGCTGCAAAGGTTCTAAGGGAAGTGAATGTTCCATGGTCAGAATAAAGGGTGTAGAAACATGTTGGTAACCTAATCTCAAACTTCTaaggtaataattttttttattcccatGTATGAGGGTCAAGCTTTTCTGTTACAAATTTTATACCCTGAGCTTCCTGGTGGAAGGAGTTGTGGCTCTCATGTGTCATTGATATTTGTCCTGAATCCATGAGGTATTTGAAATTCGAAATAATGTATTCATTGTGTATTGGATTCATTGAGCAAACGATTATGCCAAAAGAGGAAAGGCAACTGcatttttgataattttgatgTCCTTTTGGGGATATGGTGAGGGACTGAGGGTATCTATTTACCCTGCTTATGCTTCAATAGACCAAGTGTGTGTTTGGacgctgagcaaaaaaaaagtgtgtttgGACAAACGCAGGTACAGTAACAAAATCGTCATATCTGTTCAGTTACGTGgaaggttttatttttatagcttCAGGGGAGATAAAGTAGGTATCAACCCAGAAACAAACATGCTGTAAGTGTGTATAAAGTTTAATCATTCGGATCAGGATCCTATCCAGTTGAGTAAATTATCTCAACcattaaacatatataaatttatagaaaaataaaacttttaaatatacataaatttatATCCTTATAATTGAATTGCAGGCATGCAGTTACATTTTGAACCTCAGAGGATCTTGATCTTAATCTTAATCATCCAGAGGATCTTGATCTTAATCATCCAGTCAATTCAATGACATTCTATTTCTATtacatttctctttattttgaattctATAATATGTGGCCACATGCATTAGCTCTCAAAGCTCTTATATCCGTTGTCTTGGAATGGCTCTGCTTTGGCAATTCATGCATTATTGTTTTTCCTTATTCCTCGATGATCGTCCCCCAAAGAGCTAATGAGTTGAAAGAAACTTTCAAGTTGAAAACATTGCAAGCTGAAAGTAAATGTGAagttaaaagaatcataaaattatccaatagttttaacttcttttttttattttttattttttatctcaaggtattattattaactttaattttgGAGTAGTTTTtaagatgaaaaaaagaaaaatgttatgtCAAACATAGTAAgcttattaaatatttgaattaactgATCATGACATAAGTTATGTGGTGACAAATTCTTGTTGAATAGACATTTTAGAGTGGCCCTCCTCATTAGCATCTAATGAAGTGTTTACTAAGACTAACTCATAAGTTAGCTTAAAGCCTATAAATTAGAAATTGAGttgaaaagttaaaaatgattaaaatataattttagtcctttatgtcttaaattatatttaatttgattttttaagttttaaaatattcaatttagaGTCTTATGTCTTTAAAGTGAGTCATCATAGTTTCTTGAAATAGTGATCCCTTTTAATTGAGACGCGATTTTGATTTGTATGTGCATGACTaactaaaataatacatttacCATTTCACATCTTTTTAATTTGAACTAAACATAGGAATATATAGTTATACGTAAAAACCATAATTGTGATGACAAAGGAGTTATTaagcaaaatcaaatatatatctaAACATATTATGTTTTTATGAACTAATCAATATAGTTATCAAGTATAGTTCCTCCCAtcattacaaataaataaattatctttaaacATTAATATGTATCTAAAACTAGGCATCTGCATTTCTTCCCCCTTTTTTGCTAATAGCATGACATAACCGACAAGGTAAGGTGTCAAGGCTCAGTGCTCTAGTTTTTGCATAGTTACCCAACACACCACATCTTCTCCATGCATGGAATTCTCCATAGGCTATTGGATCATCTGCTATGGCCTTCACATACGAAGCCAATTCTTCCATTGACTTGAATTTCACCCCTTCTATTATTGAATGAGGAGGGACAAAATCCATGATATTTGGAGCACCAAAATAGATTGGAATTGCACCAGAGTCTAAGGCATAAAATATCTTTTCTGTAATATAACTCTCAGTCCAAGTGCCCTCAATTACAAGGACAAACTTGTAGTGAGACATCACACAGTGTAAATGATTCCACCATTTGGTAAGTTTTGCAGCATTATCTACACATTCAGGATATAAACGTGGTGCCTTATTTTTTCCTCCAACATTATTTAGGCATTTGCCAAGTGAATGGTGAGGCAATAAACTAAGGATTTTGTGGGCAAGTTTGTTCCTTTGAGTTGTACAAGGGAAAGAAGACCAATAAACAAGTGGGACCTAGAAATGAtgaacaaaattaatgaaagttTTACAAaccttttcttttgaaatattGATTAGTTCATACATAAAGCACACGCCAACACTGTAAACAGATTAGTAACCCAAAtcttgttaaattatttttcttaactaatCTCTTGAAAATCCTTTAACATCCATCTAACTTTGACGGGAACTGTAATGttgtacaaaaataatattttatcagtTACATAAcatatattagtttattttaatatttacatataataattatgatGACACCTTTAAACATATAATCCATTAATTATTATCCTAATCATCTATTGTCATACCACAAGTTTCGATGTCTATTTGAGTTAGAACTAATGCTAAACCACAAATTTCACTTCTACGTACACTatgtttgtaaaagaaaatgtcTTAGTATatattactttcatttttatatatataattatatttatatatataagaaataaatatctaattcttcaacattaataaaaataattaaaatagtttattttaattaatattatcataaatttaaattttattctaaaagtactcataaaattaattaattaatttaagtgGTGGTTAGATATAGTGAAATTACTCATAATTTaaagaatatttcttttaattaatgagTATGAGTTATATTCTTAATaactcaataatttttttataataaataaagggtataaaagaaaatcaacaattatatgttttctatattttaaaacaaaaaacatactatcatttatttcttttatatatatatatatatatataacgtaGGCAGGACTCGTGAATTTTGCAAACTCTTTGAAACGGAAAGAAAGGAGGAGATGAaatgttttaataaatatttaaaatattcttacttttgaatactttttttcttcctataaGGTGTATTTTTGGTGTTTTAGttgcatatttaattttctttgcttttaccttttttcatCAAACAACCTATCAAAACATTTCcactttgcttttttttttctttcctaaacCAAAGGCTCTATAATTTTCTTTACATGAATTCAAATTACAGATTCCCAAATTCTATCTCTCTTTCTGTCCCATCAATCAAATCACacaactcaattaaaaaaaaaaacatgtaatctCTACACTCAAGCTTTGTCTCTCACCATATCACAAACTTTGTTTTGAGGCCAGGCTAATATCTTACACTGTATTGGAAAACGTCCAACGTTAATTTCGCAGGGATAAAGGCCTTTTAACCTTAAAAAAAGGAGGGATCCATTACATAGAAAAGGGAGCGATTGAGTGTAACATTAATAGTGTGTTTTGTAGTATTTCGGGTATCACTTGATGCATGTAAACCGAAAGTTATGAAGACTTAATTCTGTGTATTTTAGGTCTGTGAAGTGAAAAGAGAGTATGTGATCCACGTTACTTAATGATTCCAAATACACACCAAAACGTTTCCAAACTATGAAGAGATGACGTGAACTTTTATTAATTGAGTTAATGCCATTGATAGGATAGAGAAAAAGACAAAGTTCAAGATAAGTGATTTCAATCCCTTTAAAATAAGAGATATATGCAAAGAATAATTTTGCATTCATTTTTATGCAATACTAATCAATGAATTTGGCactcaagaagaaaaagaacaagaagaaaaacattCAAAGAATAAGAAAGGGAACAAAAAAGCTTAGGGTTATATGGtttgagaaaacattttcttcttcttctttaattataaaaatgtcaaaTTATCGCCACTTTATTTCCTATTCTTAAACAAATGTatataaaacaatgaaaatataaaaaattgaaaataaaaaatattttttcaaaccaaACAATTCTTACATTTATGAATAAATTCTTGCAATCAAGTATCTTTTGTGTGTACAATGGTGGCAATGAAAATTGAATACAAGTCCTTATGCACCTATCCTAATCTCCTACCACTAAGGCAACCTAGTGGATTTTGTAATAGAGTATATAAAACATATAGTGAGAatttaatgcaattttttttttaacttttagtttGGTATTTCAATTTTAACAAGCAATTGGTcatacaaaaatacaaaattaaaaactactTACATTGTTCTTATGGGAAGAAATATGGTAATTTCGACCATTATGGAATAGGGAACTGGCATAGGTTGATTGCAAATCATCTTTAGCATgataactaataaatatttcttcACGACCTGATCGCTTTCTTTTAGGTTCAAGGTCCATGTATACACGAAGTGGTTGTCCAATGCTTCTCTAAATTCAAAAGAACAAGAAACAACTAAGTCAATTCTTATAGGaaatgaaattcatttttgatAAACtaagtttcttaagtcattggcaacaaatttatttaacacAATTGTGGATGCTCAAAGTTCAACAAAGTTTCAAACAAACAACCCTTGCAAATCAAACATTTCATACTAAACATGAGCAAGCAATTATTACTATGACAATTGTAACATTTCTACattcaatttattaataactgttattaatctaaataaaacaaaaaaattcagtgTGAGTAACAAGAAGAGACAGTATGATTGTCCAACAGTAAGctcatttaaaataaactagTTCTGATGTATTGCCAAGATGCAAAGAGGAATATTAATTTGTGCCTTCCtaagagaaatttaaaaaaggaCACGTATAAGTGTAAATTCTTACTTGTTTTTCAATCACATGCATTTGCTATGTAAATTCTCATtcttggttaaaaaaaaaagaaacctgtaatgttacaattaaaattgcacatattaaataatataaaatcacaacttttaacacactatttattatatgttcaataaattatatgcaaattctattttattgaATGCATGAGATCGATCTAGACCCGTATATAATTCActtaataacataaaatatatagcTAAACTTTATCATCCACACAacacataataaaaaacaataagtgTAAACATCATAACccaaaaaaattgttacttGTGCCGGAGGTTTAGTCGTTTCAAACAAGAAGGCATCAGGGTTGTCAGCAAGAACCAGTGATTTTGTCCACAAGCAACTCAATCCACATGGGCAAATGTACATGTTATTTAAATTGTCAGGAATCCATGTCCACCCTTTCACCAAGATGCTCACATGTTTCATTTTCAGCACCCCACATTCCAATTGGCCACCAAATTGATCTTGCAAAGAAGTAGAAAAACCATAATTTGAACCATTTCTTTGTTGGTTTATCTCTTTCTTGAATCGGGCACACCCCACTTCGGAGTCCCACTTTTTGAATGCACCAACCACGTCGGTGAAAGCCTTTGATTGGTCTTTGATTGGTTGGGTTGAGAATTGtgataataaagaaaaagagggGAACTCAATGATCCCAGATATGAACAAGATCAAGAGAATGAAACCCAATGTGTTTGCTAAGGTAATGAAATGACGTAGGGGTAGAGTGAAGAATGATGAACAATTGGGAACTCTCATCCTCTCTTCGGAGTGCAAAGTGAAAAATGTGAAATGAATGGTAGACAACACTAATAACATATACAAGAGAATATCTTAAATTATACGATACAATAATGATAGTTCCACGCCATCAATTATTGTTTACACGTACTCCAAATTCTTCTTTTTAtagtatgaaataaaaaaaatgaaatgagattTCTCCTCTTTTTACCCTTAAAGGGAGGAAAGTAACGAGTGATAGGGATAGTGTAAAAATCTGAGAACGTCATTCTTCTACTATGGGTTGGAACCAATTCAAATACAACAACATTTTTGTCTTCATTATAGTGGATATTTTTGGAGGGTTTATAGTTCCTTCACCCAGTGAAATAGTTCATATATGTTCGGTTGAGGCATGCTTGGCcttgagaaattgaaacatGTGTCCACTTTAAAGTGTGACACCTTCCTTGCGTGCATGCTTGAGTTGGACAATTAGTGAGTTGGAGACAACTTAGCATCAACAAAAACCTACAAACACTACTACCAAACAAATATCAACTAGGAAAACCGATACACATTTTCTGTCTTGATTTGCTTTCCGTTTATTTCTGACGTATGATACTTGTAATGGTAATGAATGCTTTAATTTGTTTAgcaatagttttttt from Glycine soja cultivar W05 chromosome 16, ASM419377v2, whole genome shotgun sequence harbors:
- the LOC114390393 gene encoding alpha-(1,4)-fucosyltransferase-like yields the protein MLLVLSTIHFTFFTLHSEERMRVPNCSSFFTLPLRHFITLANTLGFILLILFISGIIEFPSFSLLSQFSTQPIKDQSKAFTDVVGAFKKWDSEVGCARFKKEINQQRNGSNYGFSTSLQDQFGGQLECGVLKMKHVSILVKGWTWIPDNLNNMYICPCGLSCLWTKSLVLADNPDAFLFETTKPPAQRSIGQPLRVYMDLEPKRKRSGREEIFISYHAKDDLQSTYASSLFHNGRNYHISSHKNNVPLVYWSSFPCTTQRNKLAHKILSLLPHHSLGKCLNNVGGKNKAPRLYPECVDNAAKLTKWWNHLHCVMSHYKFVLVIEGTWTESYITEKIFYALDSGAIPIYFGAPNIMDFVPPHSIIEGVKFKSMEELASYVKAIADDPIAYGEFHAWRRCGVLGNYAKTRALSLDTLPCRLCHAISKKGGRNADA